A single region of the Streptomyces sp. NBC_01381 genome encodes:
- a CDS encoding amino acid permease: protein MSKDAVDSAALDASRTDASQAPADAGDAGYSKDLKARHVNMIAIGGAIGTGLFLGAGGRLHSAGPALAVAYLVCGIFAFFVVRALGEMVIYRPSSGSFVSYAREFLGEKGAYVAGWMYFLNWSTTGIADITAIALYTHYWSFFTDVPQWALALIALAVVLMINMISVKYFGEMEFWFAIVKVAALVAFMLIGIFLLVTQHDVGGQTPGLSVITDNGGFLPHGIMPVVIVMQGVVFAYASLELVGVAAGETAEPQKVVPRAVNSIMWRVGLFYVGSVILLALLLPGSVYSADQSPFVTVLSKIGVPAAGDVMNLVVLTAAMSSLNSGLYSTGRILRSMAMAGSAPKFTAKMNKSQVPYGGILLTSAVCVLGVGLNFLMPSQAFEIVLNVASLGIISTWVIIMVCHLAFVRRAKEGLLTRPGFRLPGSPVTEIVTIVFLLSVLALMWKDPEVGRKTLYLIPIIAAALVAGWYAIRRNVDREAETLMKAGK from the coding sequence GTGAGCAAGGACGCCGTAGATTCGGCCGCCCTGGACGCATCCCGCACAGATGCGTCCCAGGCCCCCGCGGACGCCGGCGACGCCGGTTACAGCAAGGACCTCAAGGCCCGCCACGTCAACATGATCGCGATCGGTGGCGCGATCGGAACCGGACTCTTCCTCGGAGCGGGCGGCCGCCTGCACTCGGCGGGCCCCGCACTCGCCGTCGCGTACCTCGTCTGTGGCATCTTCGCCTTCTTCGTCGTACGCGCCCTCGGCGAGATGGTCATCTACCGGCCGTCATCCGGTTCGTTCGTCTCGTACGCGCGTGAGTTCCTCGGCGAGAAGGGCGCCTACGTAGCCGGCTGGATGTACTTCCTCAACTGGTCGACCACCGGCATCGCCGACATCACCGCGATCGCGCTCTACACGCACTACTGGAGCTTCTTCACCGACGTCCCGCAGTGGGCGCTCGCGCTGATCGCCCTCGCCGTCGTCCTCATGATCAACATGATCTCGGTGAAGTACTTCGGCGAGATGGAGTTCTGGTTCGCGATCGTCAAGGTCGCGGCCCTCGTCGCCTTCATGCTGATCGGCATCTTCCTGCTGGTCACTCAGCACGACGTGGGCGGGCAGACGCCCGGCCTGAGCGTGATCACCGACAACGGCGGCTTCCTGCCGCACGGCATCATGCCGGTCGTGATCGTGATGCAGGGTGTCGTCTTCGCGTACGCCTCGCTGGAGCTGGTCGGCGTCGCGGCGGGCGAGACCGCCGAGCCGCAGAAGGTCGTCCCCCGCGCGGTGAACTCCATCATGTGGCGCGTCGGCCTCTTCTACGTCGGCTCGGTCATCCTCCTCGCGCTGCTGCTCCCCGGGTCGGTGTACTCGGCGGACCAGAGCCCGTTCGTGACGGTCCTTTCCAAGATCGGCGTCCCGGCGGCCGGTGACGTGATGAACCTGGTGGTCCTCACGGCCGCCATGTCGTCGCTGAACTCGGGCCTGTACTCCACGGGCCGCATCCTGCGCTCGATGGCGATGGCGGGTTCGGCACCGAAGTTCACCGCGAAGATGAACAAGAGCCAGGTCCCCTACGGCGGCATCCTGCTCACCTCCGCGGTGTGCGTGCTCGGCGTCGGCCTCAACTTCCTGATGCCGAGCCAGGCCTTCGAGATCGTCCTGAACGTGGCGTCCCTGGGCATCATCAGCACCTGGGTGATCATCATGGTCTGTCACCTGGCGTTCGTCCGCCGCGCCAAGGAGGGCCTGCTCACCCGGCCCGGCTTCCGGCTCCCGGGCAGTCCGGTCACGGAGATCGTCACGATCGTCTTCCTGCTGTCCGTGCTCGCCCTGATGTGGAAGGACCCCGAGGTCGGCCGCAAGACGCTCTACCTCATCCCGATCATCGCCGCGGCGCTGGTCGCGGGCTGGTACGCGATCCGCCGCAACGTGGACCGCGAGGCCGAGACCCTCATGAAGGCCGGCAAGTAA
- a CDS encoding long-chain fatty acid--CoA ligase — translation MTTILRLPGEPAETTLPALLLRNAEDHGDRPALSWRTTPEGEWTTLTWREARRKVAVLAAGYAALGVRRGEHVLMMMGNRPEHWLSDLALVHLGAVPVTVYGTSAPEQIAHIARHSRARFAIVEGARELARWEPLLSDATAPLERLVVVEAADAGPHRTYGSLHATGGRLFNPDAFEKAWREARADDPLTVVYTSGTTGDPKGVRITHRNVVLNGVALDSVVELPDFVEHISYLPFAHVAERMLGIYLPVFRVSHVHLCADPNAVAATARELHPAQFFGVPRVWEKLAASVRAALAGLPKEQQESIEAANEAVRARVAYVERGEEPPADVEAAYRGAKENVLDPLLSLAGFDRLVWTASAAASMPLDIVRFWAGFGLVIMDAWGLTETTGVVTINTPGAFRLGSVGKPLDGLEIRTADDGEILVRGATVFDGYLLPDGGVDSVCDADGWFATGDVGRIDEDGFLWLTDRKKELIVTSTGKNVSPALVENALKEHPLIGQALVHGDGRSYLVALLVLDAEMAPAWAAARGITGDLMASEAVRDEIERAVDAANARLNRTEQIKRYRLLGEEWGPETGELTPSLKLRRRVIKEKYKDAINGLYTH, via the coding sequence ATGACCACGATCCTGCGACTCCCCGGGGAACCCGCCGAAACCACGCTCCCCGCCCTGCTGCTCCGCAACGCCGAGGACCACGGCGACCGCCCCGCACTCTCCTGGCGCACCACCCCCGAAGGGGAGTGGACGACACTGACCTGGCGCGAGGCGCGTCGCAAGGTCGCCGTCCTCGCCGCCGGATACGCGGCGCTCGGCGTACGGCGCGGCGAGCACGTCCTCATGATGATGGGCAACCGCCCCGAACACTGGCTCAGCGACCTCGCCCTCGTGCACCTCGGCGCGGTCCCCGTCACCGTGTACGGCACATCGGCCCCCGAGCAGATCGCGCACATCGCCCGGCACAGCCGGGCCCGTTTCGCGATCGTCGAGGGCGCACGCGAACTGGCCCGCTGGGAGCCACTCCTGTCGGACGCCACGGCCCCGCTGGAGCGCCTGGTCGTCGTCGAGGCGGCCGACGCGGGCCCGCACCGCACCTACGGCTCCCTGCACGCCACGGGAGGCCGGCTGTTCAACCCGGACGCCTTCGAGAAGGCCTGGCGCGAGGCACGGGCCGACGATCCGCTCACCGTCGTCTACACCTCGGGCACCACCGGCGACCCCAAGGGCGTGCGCATCACGCACCGCAATGTCGTCCTCAACGGCGTCGCCCTGGACTCCGTCGTCGAACTCCCCGACTTCGTGGAGCACATCAGCTACCTCCCCTTCGCGCATGTCGCGGAGCGCATGCTCGGCATCTACCTGCCGGTGTTCCGCGTCTCGCACGTGCACCTGTGCGCGGATCCGAACGCCGTCGCCGCGACCGCGCGCGAGCTGCACCCCGCGCAGTTCTTCGGGGTCCCGCGCGTGTGGGAGAAGCTCGCCGCGTCGGTACGGGCCGCGCTCGCGGGGCTGCCGAAGGAGCAGCAGGAGTCGATCGAGGCGGCGAACGAGGCGGTACGCGCGCGTGTGGCGTACGTGGAGCGCGGCGAGGAACCGCCGGCCGATGTCGAGGCGGCGTACCGCGGGGCCAAGGAGAACGTCCTCGATCCGCTGCTCTCCCTTGCCGGGTTCGACCGCCTGGTGTGGACGGCGAGCGCGGCGGCGTCGATGCCGCTGGACATCGTGCGCTTCTGGGCGGGCTTCGGCCTCGTGATCATGGACGCGTGGGGTCTGACGGAGACGACCGGCGTCGTCACCATCAACACCCCGGGCGCCTTCCGGCTCGGATCGGTGGGCAAGCCCCTGGACGGCCTGGAGATCCGGACCGCCGACGACGGCGAGATCCTGGTGCGCGGCGCGACGGTCTTCGACGGCTATCTCCTGCCCGACGGCGGCGTCGACTCGGTCTGCGACGCGGACGGCTGGTTCGCCACCGGCGACGTCGGGCGGATCGACGAGGACGGCTTCCTCTGGCTCACCGACCGCAAGAAGGAACTGATCGTGACCTCGACGGGCAAGAACGTCTCGCCCGCACTCGTCGAGAACGCCCTCAAGGAGCACCCCCTCATCGGCCAGGCCCTCGTCCACGGCGACGGCCGCTCCTACCTGGTGGCGCTGCTCGTCCTGGACGCCGAAATGGCCCCCGCGTGGGCCGCCGCCCGGGGGATCACGGGCGACCTGATGGCGAGCGAGGCCGTGCGGGACGAGATCGAGCGGGCCGTCGACGCGGCCAACGCGCGCCTCAACCGCACCGAGCAGATCAAGCGGTACCGGCTCCTCGGCGAGGAGTGGGGCCCGGAGACCGGGGAGCTGACGCCGTCCCTGAAGCTGCGCCGCAGGGTCATCAAGGAGAAGTACAAGGACGCGATCAATGGGCTGTACACCCATTGA